In Streptomyces sclerotialus, one genomic interval encodes:
- a CDS encoding thiamine pyrophosphate-binding protein encodes MSGGHLVAKALKAEGVEVIYTLCGGHIIDIYDGCVDEGIDVIDVRHEQVAAHAADAYARITGKPGCAVVTAGPGTTDAVTGVANAFRAESPMLLIGGQGAHTQHKMGSLQDLPHVDMMAPITKFAATVPDTARAADMVSMAFRECFHGAPGPSFLEIPRDVLDAKVPREKARVPKAGQYRASTRSGGDPDAVEKLADLLMHAEKPAILLGSQVWTTRGTDAAVKLVRTLNVPAYMNGAGRGTLPPGDPHHFQLSRRYAFANADLIVIVGTPFDFRMGYGKRLSPDATVVQIDLDYRTVGKNRDVDLGIVGDAGLVLKQVTEATSGRVNGGAVKRKAWLDELRAAEQTAIGKRLPQLRSDAVPIHPYRLVSEINDFLTEDSIFIGDGGDIVTFSGQVVQPKSPGHWMDPGPLGTLGVGVPFVMAAKKARPDKEVVALFGDGAFSLTGWDFDTLVRFDLPFVGIVGNNSSMNQIRYGQRAKYGDARERVGNTLGDVPYDQFARMLGGYGEEVRDPADIGPALRRARESGKPSLINVWVDPDAYAPGTMNQTMYK; translated from the coding sequence ATTTCCGGAGGTCATCTCGTCGCCAAGGCGCTCAAGGCGGAGGGAGTCGAGGTGATCTACACGCTCTGCGGGGGGCACATCATCGACATCTACGACGGGTGTGTGGACGAGGGCATCGACGTCATCGACGTACGGCATGAGCAGGTGGCGGCGCATGCTGCTGACGCGTATGCGCGGATCACCGGTAAGCCGGGGTGTGCCGTGGTGACCGCCGGGCCCGGTACCACCGATGCGGTCACCGGGGTCGCGAATGCGTTCCGGGCCGAGTCGCCGATGCTGCTGATCGGCGGGCAGGGGGCTCACACGCAGCACAAGATGGGGTCGCTGCAGGATCTGCCGCACGTGGACATGATGGCGCCGATCACCAAGTTCGCCGCCACCGTGCCGGACACCGCGCGCGCCGCCGACATGGTGTCGATGGCGTTCCGCGAGTGCTTCCACGGGGCGCCCGGGCCGTCGTTCCTGGAGATACCGCGCGATGTGCTGGACGCGAAGGTGCCGCGGGAGAAGGCGCGGGTGCCGAAGGCGGGGCAGTACCGCGCCTCGACGCGGTCGGGCGGCGATCCGGACGCCGTCGAGAAGCTGGCCGATCTGCTGATGCACGCGGAGAAGCCGGCGATCCTGCTCGGGAGTCAGGTGTGGACGACGCGCGGGACGGACGCCGCGGTGAAGCTCGTACGGACGCTGAACGTTCCCGCCTACATGAACGGTGCGGGGCGTGGGACGCTGCCGCCCGGCGATCCGCACCACTTCCAGCTGTCGCGGCGGTACGCGTTCGCCAACGCCGACCTGATCGTGATCGTCGGGACGCCGTTCGACTTCCGTATGGGGTACGGGAAGCGGCTCTCGCCCGACGCGACGGTCGTGCAGATCGATCTGGACTACCGGACGGTGGGGAAGAACCGGGACGTCGATCTGGGGATCGTGGGGGATGCCGGCCTGGTCCTGAAGCAGGTGACCGAGGCGACGAGCGGTCGCGTCAACGGGGGTGCGGTCAAGCGGAAGGCGTGGCTGGATGAGCTGCGCGCCGCCGAGCAGACGGCGATCGGGAAGCGGCTGCCGCAGCTGCGGTCCGATGCTGTGCCGATCCATCCGTACCGGCTGGTCAGCGAGATCAACGACTTCCTGACGGAGGACTCGATCTTCATCGGGGACGGTGGGGACATCGTCACGTTCTCCGGGCAGGTCGTGCAGCCCAAGTCGCCGGGGCACTGGATGGATCCGGGGCCGCTGGGGACGCTCGGCGTCGGCGTGCCGTTCGTGATGGCGGCGAAGAAGGCGCGGCCGGACAAGGAGGTCGTGGCGCTCTTCGGGGACGGTGCGTTCTCGCTGACGGGGTGGGATTTTGACACGCTGGTGCGCTTCGACCTGCCGTTCGTCGGGATCGTCGGCAACAACTCCTCGATGAATCAGATCCGTTACGGGCAGCGCGCCAAGTACGGGGACGCGCGGGAGCGGGTCGGCAACACGCTCGGGGACGTGCCGTACGACCAGTTCGCGCGGATGCTCGGCGGTTATGGCGAGGAGGTCCGCGATCCCGCCGATATCGGGCCGGCGCTGCGGCGGGCGCGCGAGTCCGGGAAGCCGTCGCTGATCAACGTCTGGGTCGATCCCGACGCGTACGCCCCCGGAACGATGAACCAGACCATGTACAAGTGA
- a CDS encoding AAA domain-containing protein, with protein MPLTSPKVAVRRDRALQCKHWTRAPGRSRHLLGRVKRGRIGEWGLLLMGWREEIATALGEAITAMGGTGKPPRWQRVGRAVRTGEPGQYAVDLRGSDIGPDQLDGLRLAGPEPVGIEADGFSVSQVVQNGSLLTVKVAEFADLTNPYLWILKQPPTFLIEALRDGIAGLQEAPLADALAAGTIGGEVFPAPDPPGFHPAQGDAYRACLGKGVHLVWGPPGTGKTTVLKRAIGDLIARGNRVLLVSATNVAVDNALLGVVKENRHSPGDIVRVGPPQLREVAENREISLPLMVRDRLSATAERRRAVETSLVEMRERAAELNALDAELARFDPSAYFAALKLLRTPGQDLDSLRERVSEAEARAERSAGRCRAAEQDVTDAESCVDEAQESRQQWADAAELRKEQLRVRQAADRKEADVLMAEGDLQELQDELRQLDSKGAVARWRVRERRQKLLDRLADTQGSIADKHDEARKARSTANAHVTTLDIQLADLIAGIAHSPEEINAFDTALREARATRDIAREQASACRREVARLKQLAEQVEEAETLTAHAEQRQWPMRHARAEALRPQVAADTEQRPSLEKQFQQLQGEYERLARNAQGEIIKAAKLVATTLARFRTNKAVYEGPYDVVLVDEAGAATLPEVLLATAKATRTAVLLGDFMQLGPVIEQRLKDLDRPDVKRWLLPDVFQHCGIRDPQEAQRHPACITLFEQHRFGPAVMRLANALAYGGVLKGGTQSLAPRPLDDPEIVVVDTDGLHELARAHLTGSRKGWWPASALIARALVELHREGGEEAGVVTPYGVQAEATLEALRDVEAQGGSLAEVGTAHRFQGREFPVVIFDTVEGADSRELWMALARRGTGASTWERDGVRLFNVAATRVQTRLYIIASWERISTATGDRAFTHLAELVNTPGVRRLQAKRLITPPQEDNRLLGGFGSALAEVLGRHVEVTDIQDERSFYSTFEDEIRKARASIWLWAPWVANRVRSILPLLREAVQRGVRVTVFIRDDTDQVQNTPKNQALIADLHAVVHTVVPVNVMHQKIVVIDEHTVMIGSLNTLSQHWTREVMVTMRGGYFARKILEHEHAELFAQPPKCGRCGGSYIELRRRKNGTWYWRCYEASCKTTPTGRSNAWNKDIRL; from the coding sequence ATGCCGCTGACCAGCCCAAAAGTCGCTGTGCGGCGTGATCGGGCGCTGCAATGCAAGCACTGGACCCGTGCGCCGGGTCGCAGCCGGCACCTCCTGGGTAGGGTCAAGCGGGGAAGAATCGGTGAATGGGGGCTGCTGCTCATGGGGTGGCGTGAGGAGATTGCTACGGCACTGGGCGAGGCGATCACGGCCATGGGCGGCACAGGTAAACCTCCTCGTTGGCAGCGCGTGGGGCGCGCAGTGCGTACCGGTGAGCCGGGACAGTACGCGGTCGACCTCCGTGGCTCCGACATCGGACCGGATCAGCTGGACGGACTGCGGCTCGCGGGCCCGGAGCCGGTCGGCATCGAGGCCGACGGTTTCTCCGTGTCCCAGGTCGTACAGAACGGCTCTTTGCTCACGGTGAAAGTGGCGGAGTTCGCCGACCTGACGAACCCCTACTTGTGGATACTGAAGCAGCCACCGACCTTTCTCATCGAGGCGCTACGCGACGGGATTGCAGGACTGCAAGAGGCTCCTCTGGCCGACGCGCTCGCCGCCGGAACTATCGGCGGGGAGGTGTTTCCAGCCCCCGACCCACCCGGCTTTCATCCTGCGCAAGGCGATGCCTACCGCGCGTGCCTCGGCAAGGGTGTACATCTGGTGTGGGGGCCGCCAGGCACGGGGAAGACCACGGTGCTCAAACGCGCCATCGGCGACCTCATTGCTCGTGGCAATCGCGTTCTACTGGTCTCGGCCACCAATGTCGCCGTGGACAACGCCCTGCTCGGGGTGGTGAAGGAAAACCGGCACAGCCCCGGTGACATCGTCCGGGTAGGTCCTCCACAGCTGAGAGAAGTCGCCGAGAACCGCGAGATCTCGCTCCCTCTCATGGTCCGTGACCGGCTTTCGGCGACAGCCGAGCGTCGTCGCGCCGTCGAGACCTCGCTGGTGGAGATGCGGGAACGGGCCGCGGAGCTCAACGCCCTGGATGCGGAACTCGCACGCTTCGATCCTTCCGCGTACTTCGCGGCACTGAAGTTGCTGCGAACGCCGGGCCAAGATCTGGACTCCCTACGGGAGCGGGTCTCGGAAGCCGAGGCACGGGCGGAAAGATCAGCGGGCCGGTGCCGAGCCGCCGAACAGGACGTCACGGACGCGGAGTCGTGCGTTGACGAGGCTCAGGAATCGCGTCAGCAGTGGGCCGACGCCGCAGAACTGCGCAAGGAGCAACTCCGCGTCCGGCAGGCAGCAGACCGGAAGGAGGCCGACGTCCTGATGGCGGAAGGTGACCTTCAGGAGCTGCAGGACGAACTACGCCAGCTCGACAGCAAGGGCGCCGTGGCTCGATGGCGCGTCCGCGAGAGGCGCCAGAAACTGCTCGATCGGCTTGCGGACACCCAGGGCAGCATTGCCGACAAACACGATGAAGCCCGGAAAGCACGGTCCACCGCGAACGCCCACGTCACCACGCTCGACATACAGCTGGCAGATCTGATCGCTGGAATCGCCCACTCACCAGAGGAGATCAACGCGTTCGACACGGCGCTCCGCGAGGCACGGGCCACGAGAGACATCGCCAGGGAGCAGGCGTCTGCCTGCCGTCGGGAAGTCGCCCGTCTGAAGCAGCTCGCGGAGCAGGTCGAGGAGGCAGAAACCCTCACTGCCCACGCTGAACAGCGACAGTGGCCGATGCGCCACGCGCGCGCGGAAGCGCTCCGCCCACAAGTGGCGGCCGACACCGAACAACGCCCCTCTCTGGAGAAGCAGTTCCAGCAGCTCCAGGGCGAGTACGAACGCCTCGCACGCAATGCTCAAGGCGAGATCATCAAGGCTGCCAAGCTCGTGGCCACAACCCTGGCCCGGTTCCGTACGAACAAGGCGGTCTACGAAGGTCCATACGATGTTGTCCTGGTCGATGAGGCAGGTGCAGCCACCCTGCCTGAGGTGCTTCTCGCCACTGCAAAGGCGACGCGGACAGCCGTCCTGCTCGGCGACTTCATGCAGCTCGGTCCCGTCATCGAGCAGAGGCTGAAGGATCTCGACCGCCCGGACGTGAAGCGATGGTTGCTTCCCGACGTCTTCCAGCACTGCGGGATACGAGACCCACAGGAAGCACAGCGGCATCCGGCCTGTATCACCCTGTTCGAACAGCATCGTTTCGGCCCGGCGGTCATGCGACTGGCCAACGCGCTGGCGTACGGCGGCGTGCTGAAGGGCGGCACACAATCTCTGGCACCGAGACCGCTGGACGACCCCGAGATCGTCGTGGTCGACACGGACGGACTGCATGAACTGGCCAGAGCGCACCTGACCGGCAGCCGCAAAGGCTGGTGGCCGGCCAGCGCGCTGATCGCCAGAGCTCTGGTAGAACTCCACCGCGAAGGCGGCGAAGAAGCAGGCGTTGTCACACCTTACGGCGTGCAGGCGGAAGCCACTCTGGAGGCGTTGCGGGACGTAGAAGCCCAGGGCGGATCACTGGCCGAAGTGGGTACAGCGCACCGCTTCCAGGGCCGGGAGTTTCCGGTGGTCATCTTTGACACCGTTGAAGGTGCAGACAGCCGCGAATTATGGATGGCGCTGGCGCGCCGAGGGACGGGCGCCAGCACCTGGGAGCGGGACGGTGTACGGCTGTTCAATGTCGCGGCAACTCGCGTCCAGACCCGCCTGTACATCATCGCCAGCTGGGAGCGCATCAGCACGGCAACCGGCGACAGGGCATTCACGCACCTGGCCGAGTTGGTCAACACCCCCGGAGTACGTCGGCTCCAGGCCAAACGCCTGATCACACCGCCCCAGGAAGACAATCGACTGCTGGGCGGATTCGGCTCCGCGCTCGCCGAGGTCCTGGGCCGACACGTCGAAGTGACAGACATCCAGGACGAGCGCTCCTTCTACAGCACCTTCGAAGACGAGATCCGCAAGGCCCGCGCATCGATATGGCTGTGGGCCCCTTGGGTCGCCAACAGGGTACGCAGCATCCTTCCCCTTCTGCGTGAGGCAGTGCAGCGCGGCGTACGAGTCACGGTCTTCATACGCGACGACACCGACCAAGTTCAGAACACCCCGAAGAATCAAGCTCTCATCGCAGATCTGCATGCCGTGGTGCACACGGTGGTCCCCGTCAACGTCATGCACCAGAAGATCGTGGTGATCGACGAACACACGGTGATGATCGGCAGCCTCAACACGCTCTCTCAGCACTGGACCCGGGAGGTGATGGTGACCATGCGCGGCGGGTACTTCGCTCGCAAGATCCTCGAACATGAGCATGCCGAGCTCTTCGCTCAACCACCGAAATGCGGCCGCTGTGGAGGCAGCTACATCGAGCTCCGCCGACGGAAAAACGGCACCTGGTACTGGCGCTGTTACGAGGCCTCCTGCAAGACGACGCCGACGGGCAGGAGCAATGCCTGGAACAAGGACATCCGGCTGTGA
- a CDS encoding recombinase family protein, producing MPSPSAHDPARNRHRHRHRQRDTRAWAKSAVRAILGSPRYTGRQVWNRQRKHESLLDIEDVTLGYTTVMRWNNQHGWVVSKQLVHTPLIDDDTFARAQALLSVRATSGTSHTAHRTAHPYLFRGLITHGLCDRRMQDQWSHGDAYYRCRFPEEYALANRVEHPRNVHLRESWLVPPLDDWLRKVFAPHRLHGTIDLMTTAADAPSREDAALVAARATITDCDAKLATHRATLEAGADPLLVTRWIAETQAKRAAAEATLRAATGGPDTPMSRDEIARLVHGISDLVAVVRRPAPRTRPRSTVSWGSGSPTIPHEDRAG from the coding sequence ATCCCCAGCCCGTCCGCCCACGACCCGGCCCGCAACCGCCACCGCCACCGCCACCGCCAACGGGACACCCGGGCCTGGGCCAAGAGCGCGGTCCGCGCCATTCTCGGCAGCCCCCGCTACACCGGCCGCCAGGTCTGGAACCGGCAGCGCAAGCACGAGAGCCTGCTGGACATCGAGGACGTCACCCTGGGCTATACGACCGTAATGCGCTGGAACAACCAGCATGGCTGGGTCGTCTCCAAGCAGCTCGTGCACACCCCACTGATCGACGACGACACCTTCGCCCGGGCACAGGCCCTCCTGAGCGTCCGCGCCACCAGCGGTACTTCGCACACGGCGCACCGCACTGCCCACCCCTACCTCTTCCGCGGTCTGATCACCCACGGGCTGTGCGATCGCCGGATGCAGGACCAGTGGTCGCACGGCGACGCCTACTACCGCTGTCGGTTCCCCGAGGAGTACGCCCTGGCCAACCGCGTCGAGCACCCCCGCAACGTCCATCTGCGGGAGAGCTGGCTCGTCCCGCCGCTGGACGACTGGCTGCGCAAAGTCTTCGCCCCGCACCGGCTGCACGGCACCATCGACCTGATGACCACCGCCGCGGACGCCCCCAGCCGGGAAGACGCGGCACTCGTTGCGGCTCGGGCGACGATCACCGACTGCGATGCCAAGCTCGCCACGCACCGTGCGACCCTCGAAGCGGGCGCAGACCCCCTCCTCGTCACCCGCTGGATCGCCGAAACCCAGGCGAAACGCGCCGCCGCCGAAGCCACCCTGCGCGCCGCCACCGGCGGGCCGGACACGCCGATGAGCCGGGACGAGATCGCCCGGCTGGTGCACGGGATCAGCGATCTCGTTGCCGTCGTGCGCCGGCCCGCCCCGAGGACAAGGCCGAGATCTACCGTCAGCTGGGGCTCCGGCTCACCTACGATTCCGCACGAAGACCGTGCGGGCTGA
- a CDS encoding RHS repeat domain-containing protein yields the protein MDGEADPVVVTGWINEAQAEQHVAQQQLRTVTNPQGLTWRYDYDPAGRLAAETDFDERTLSYTHDAAGRLASHTAAAGGESASSETSSAAR from the coding sequence TTGGACGGTGAAGCCGATCCCGTCGTGGTAACCGGGTGGATCAATGAAGCGCAAGCCGAGCAGCACGTCGCCCAGCAGCAGCTCCGCACGGTCACCAACCCACAGGGCCTGACGTGGAGGTACGACTACGATCCGGCGGGCCGCCTGGCAGCGGAAACGGACTTCGACGAACGCACGCTGTCGTACACCCACGACGCGGCCGGCCGGTTGGCGAGCCATACGGCCGCGGCGGGAGGCGAATCCGCTTCGAGCGAGACGTCCTCGGCCGCACGGTGA
- a CDS encoding DUF6531 domain-containing protein — protein sequence MVDLNPLHYINQVNHAMGESMASVLEFLGISDPAVDPDGVREIAKKWRELAGALEDASRDAGAALEDVEWEGKAAEAFHLRAKKARDQADQMAGSLRNGAKALDQFADEAHEMITEIGVICVEIVEMEVAGLALSVLTAGMSTVATTLASGARAARIIALIARIEESGAALARTIRAVVEVIRGLSRALRALKEIKGVATVGRMAGEGMKFSVLDAALQDPDAFKDPGKLAHVLGEGAVLGVGGGVLGKALGKGLKSLKPSELGRLGKALGMEGSGLSRAKLRPAAMEQLRASIRSAFKRCELDPIDVATGDMLLHQVDVSLPGTLPLLVERTHLSSYRYGGWLGTTWASTLDQRLQADDESITYAAPDGARLVYPMPGPDTTEPLQPLTGTGPALTWDDETDGGLRLTDSDAGLAYVFHSPRPIDDETAVDLPLQAIVDRNGNRIAVHYTDDGTPYEISHSGGYRLALDRHRTLPRIAAIRLLDPKHPEAAGTTVVAYGYDEHGHLTEVTNSSGLPLRFTYDAVGRITSWTDRNNSAYHYTYDEAGRVIRTEGSAGHLTGTLVYDDATHTTEVTDSLGHVRRYEHNDAYRLIRETDPLGNTTHQDWNEDHRRIAVTDPLGHTTRYTYDDRGHPTGVIRPDGHTITVTHNDLGLPVEAVNADGATWRREYDTRGNLTAVTDPTGATIRCTHTPEGHLSTVIDALGNTTRVECDRVGLPLKVIDPLGAVTSYTRDAFGRPTCITDPLGSMTRLEWTPEGKLVRQQDPDGAVQLWTYDGEGNCLTHTDALGQTTTFEYTDFDLLTARVDPDGSRYTFTHDHELRLTQVTNPQGLKWDYTYDPAGRLTAETDFDDRTITYTHDAAGRTTARTTPLGDVVRYTYDALGRLTEKDAAGLLTRYSYDPTGRMLAAANTHHELALTYDSAGRLTAEAVDGRTVRHTYDAVGRPVRRTTPTGATTSYAYDAAGNRTELVTPTGHALSSSHDLAGQELLRTLDDGTLTIAQSWDPTGRLAQQRLVSGTGTPRTRDYSYRADGYLALLEDSHGGPSRYALDPLGRVTGVSAREWSETYAYDAAGNQTAAAWPDTHPEDDARGERNYNGTRLNTAGSIRYEYDAAGRLTLRQKTRLSRKPDTWHYVWNSDNQLTEVTTPDGTRWRYTYDPLGRRTAKLRLAEDGDSTVEQTTFTWAGSVLIEQVTTAPEQSQSSVALTWDHDGLHPVGQTERRLDAITQEEIDARFFAIATDLVGTPTELIDTAGNIAWHTRTTLWGTTTWSRQSSAYTPLRFPGQYFDRETGHHYNVHRYYDPATARYLTPDPLGLTPAPNAVTYVRNPMAWADPMGLAPCLALGLSNKGELARFADEHGFRNLMHIHDRNDVLAMVRHIAHEQPSRNIHVRLDGFMMESGKKGTPQELFEDFYKAGRVGGNWITTQREMNILGEAVRRGDRDWSSITFWQNGERVHLTQPDFAALRRAAGMV from the coding sequence GTGGTCGACCTGAATCCATTGCACTACATCAACCAGGTCAACCACGCCATGGGCGAGTCCATGGCGAGCGTCCTGGAGTTCCTGGGTATCTCCGACCCGGCCGTCGACCCCGACGGCGTCCGCGAGATCGCCAAGAAGTGGCGGGAGTTGGCCGGGGCGTTGGAGGACGCCAGCCGGGATGCCGGCGCGGCACTTGAGGACGTGGAGTGGGAGGGCAAGGCCGCCGAGGCGTTCCATCTGCGGGCGAAGAAGGCGCGTGATCAGGCCGATCAGATGGCCGGCTCGCTGCGCAACGGCGCGAAGGCGCTGGATCAGTTCGCGGACGAGGCCCACGAGATGATCACCGAGATCGGTGTGATCTGTGTGGAGATCGTCGAGATGGAGGTGGCCGGGCTGGCGTTGTCGGTGCTGACCGCGGGGATGTCGACGGTGGCGACGACTCTCGCGTCGGGCGCGCGGGCAGCGCGGATCATCGCGTTGATCGCGCGGATCGAGGAGTCCGGGGCCGCGCTGGCTCGCACGATCCGTGCGGTGGTGGAGGTCATCCGGGGCCTGTCGCGGGCGCTGCGCGCGCTGAAGGAGATCAAGGGCGTCGCCACCGTGGGGCGGATGGCCGGCGAGGGCATGAAGTTCTCCGTCCTGGATGCCGCGCTGCAGGACCCGGACGCGTTCAAGGACCCAGGCAAGTTGGCGCACGTGCTGGGCGAGGGTGCTGTCCTGGGCGTCGGCGGCGGTGTGCTGGGCAAGGCCCTGGGCAAGGGGCTCAAGTCGCTCAAGCCCAGTGAGCTGGGCCGCCTCGGCAAGGCGCTGGGTATGGAAGGCTCCGGGCTGTCGCGGGCGAAGTTGCGACCGGCGGCGATGGAACAGTTGCGGGCGTCGATCCGCTCGGCGTTCAAGCGCTGCGAGCTCGACCCGATCGATGTCGCCACCGGCGACATGCTACTGCACCAGGTCGATGTCTCGCTGCCCGGCACCCTGCCGCTGCTCGTCGAGCGCACGCACCTGTCCTCCTACCGCTACGGCGGTTGGCTCGGTACCACCTGGGCCTCGACGCTGGATCAGCGGCTGCAGGCCGACGACGAGTCCATCACCTACGCCGCCCCCGACGGTGCCCGCCTCGTCTACCCCATGCCGGGGCCGGACACCACCGAGCCCCTCCAACCGCTCACCGGCACCGGCCCCGCTCTGACCTGGGACGACGAGACCGACGGCGGGTTGCGCCTGACCGACTCCGACGCCGGCCTCGCGTACGTCTTTCACTCCCCGCGTCCGATCGACGACGAGACGGCCGTGGACCTGCCCTTGCAGGCGATCGTCGACCGCAACGGCAACCGCATCGCCGTCCACTACACCGACGACGGCACCCCGTACGAGATATCCCACTCCGGTGGTTACCGCCTCGCGCTCGACCGCCACCGCACCCTGCCACGCATCGCAGCGATCCGCCTCCTCGACCCGAAGCATCCGGAAGCAGCGGGCACCACCGTCGTCGCCTACGGCTACGACGAACACGGCCACCTGACCGAGGTGACCAACTCCTCCGGACTGCCACTGCGTTTCACCTACGATGCCGTCGGCCGCATCACCTCCTGGACCGACCGCAACAACTCCGCGTACCACTACACCTACGACGAGGCCGGCCGGGTCATCCGCACCGAGGGCAGCGCCGGGCACCTCACCGGCACCCTGGTCTACGACGACGCCACCCACACCACCGAGGTCACCGACTCCCTGGGGCATGTACGGCGCTACGAGCACAACGACGCCTACCGCCTGATCCGCGAGACCGACCCCCTGGGCAACACCACACACCAGGACTGGAACGAGGATCATCGACGGATCGCGGTCACCGACCCACTCGGCCACACCACCAGGTACACCTACGACGACCGCGGTCATCCGACCGGCGTCATCCGCCCCGACGGCCACACGATCACGGTCACCCACAATGATCTCGGCTTGCCCGTCGAGGCTGTCAACGCCGACGGCGCCACGTGGCGCCGCGAGTACGACACCCGCGGCAACCTGACGGCGGTGACCGACCCCACCGGCGCCACAATCCGCTGCACCCACACACCCGAAGGCCACCTCAGCACCGTCATTGATGCGCTTGGCAACACCACTCGTGTCGAGTGCGACAGGGTGGGCCTGCCGCTGAAGGTCATCGACCCTCTGGGCGCGGTGACCAGCTACACCCGCGATGCCTTCGGCCGCCCGACATGCATCACGGACCCGCTCGGCTCGATGACCCGCCTGGAGTGGACACCCGAGGGCAAGCTCGTCCGGCAGCAGGATCCAGACGGTGCAGTGCAGCTGTGGACGTACGACGGCGAAGGCAACTGTCTGACCCACACCGACGCGCTCGGCCAGACAACCACCTTCGAATACACCGACTTCGACCTTCTGACCGCCCGCGTCGATCCCGACGGTAGCCGCTACACCTTCACCCACGACCACGAGCTACGCCTGACCCAGGTCACCAACCCCCAGGGCCTGAAGTGGGACTACACCTACGACCCGGCTGGCCGCCTGACAGCCGAGACCGACTTCGACGACCGCACCATCACCTACACCCACGACGCCGCAGGCCGCACCACCGCACGCACCACTCCCCTCGGCGATGTCGTCCGCTACACCTACGACGCGCTCGGTCGGCTCACGGAGAAGGACGCCGCCGGACTCCTCACTCGATACAGCTACGATCCGACCGGGCGAATGCTGGCAGCCGCCAACACGCACCACGAGCTGGCTCTTACTTACGACTCCGCAGGCCGCCTCACCGCTGAGGCGGTCGACGGGCGTACCGTCCGGCACACTTATGACGCCGTGGGGCGCCCCGTGCGCCGCACGACGCCGACGGGTGCCACGACCAGCTACGCGTACGACGCGGCAGGTAACCGCACCGAACTGGTCACTCCCACCGGGCATGCCCTCAGCTCCAGCCACGACCTCGCCGGGCAGGAACTCCTGCGCACCCTGGACGATGGCACCCTGACCATCGCCCAGTCCTGGGACCCCACCGGCCGCCTGGCCCAGCAACGCCTGGTCAGTGGGACGGGCACCCCCCGCACCCGCGACTACAGCTACCGAGCCGATGGCTACCTCGCGCTTCTGGAGGACAGCCACGGCGGCCCCAGCCGCTACGCCCTCGACCCGCTTGGCCGGGTCACGGGTGTGAGCGCGCGCGAGTGGTCCGAAACCTACGCCTACGACGCCGCCGGCAACCAAACCGCGGCTGCCTGGCCGGACACCCACCCAGAAGACGACGCCCGCGGCGAACGGAACTACAACGGCACCCGTCTCAACACCGCGGGCAGTATCCGCTACGAATACGACGCCGCTGGCCGCCTTACTCTCCGGCAGAAGACTCGCCTCTCCCGCAAGCCCGACACCTGGCACTACGTCTGGAACTCCGACAACCAACTTACGGAGGTCACCACACCTGACGGAACTCGCTGGCGCTATACCTACGATCCTCTCGGGCGGCGAACCGCGAAGCTGCGTCTCGCTGAGGATGGTGATTCGACCGTCGAGCAGACCACGTTCACCTGGGCCGGCTCGGTCCTCATCGAGCAAGTCACCACCGCTCCGGAACAATCGCAGAGCTCCGTCGCCCTCACCTGGGACCACGATGGCCTGCACCCGGTCGGGCAGACAGAACGTCGTCTGGATGCGATCACACAGGAAGAGATCGACGCCCGATTCTTCGCGATAGCCACAGACCTCGTCGGCACCCCGACCGAGCTGATCGACACCGCCGGCAACATTGCGTGGCACACGCGCACCACTCTGTGGGGCACTACTACCTGGTCCCGACAGAGCTCCGCATACACCCCCTTGCGTTTCCCGGGGCAATACTTCGACCGGGAAACCGGCCATCACTACAACGTTCACCGCTACTACGACCCTGCCACCGCCCGCTATCTCACACCTGACCCGCTCGGCCTTACCCCAGCCCCCAACGCGGTAACGTACGTGCGCAACCCCATGGCATGGGCGGACCCCATGGGCCTGGCGCCTTGCCTCGCCCTGGGGCTGAGTAACAAGGGGGAGCTAGCGCGATTCGCGGATGAACATGGTTTCAGGAATCTCATGCATATCCATGACAGAAACGATGTGTTGGCCATGGTGCGGCATATCGCGCACGAGCAGCCGAGCCGAAATATTCACGTGCGGCTGGACGGATTCATGATGGAGAGCGGAAAGAAGGGGACGCCGCAGGAACTATTCGAGGACTTCTATAAGGCTGGGCGAGTCGGCGGAAATTGGATCACGACACAACGTGAGATGAACATCCTGGGAGAAGCTGTGCGACGCGGCGACAGGGACTGGAGCTCCATAACCTTCTGGCAGAATGGCGAGCGGGTCCATCTGACCCAGCCAGACTTTGCTGCACTGCGCCGCGCCGCGGGCATGGTTTAG